One genomic segment of Thermovirga sp. includes these proteins:
- a CDS encoding glutamine--fructose-6-phosphate aminotransferase: MCGIVGYVGGREAREVLIDGLKRLEYRGYDSAGLALGTGDDLLILKEVGKVEDLERMLQELPPCSTQGIGHTRWATHGGVSRINAHPHKDGSGKFALVHNGIIDNFAELKEELEREGTVFLSETDTEAIVHLISSSFSRTGDILETLVYLQKRLRGTFALAVMQQGLPDRIYAIRRGSPLVLGSGDGESFCASDIPAFLPYTRKIQYLEEGDIAEISPGGIKIWDEGGSSVDRPVVTVDWDMSMAEKSDFSHYMLKEIHEQGAVLRRSLQGRVVGGKTVID; the protein is encoded by the coding sequence ATGTGCGGGATAGTTGGTTATGTCGGCGGACGGGAGGCTCGCGAAGTCCTCATCGACGGGCTCAAGAGGCTTGAGTACCGAGGTTACGACTCGGCAGGATTGGCCCTGGGGACAGGCGATGACCTCCTCATCCTCAAGGAGGTCGGCAAGGTGGAAGACCTCGAGAGGATGCTTCAGGAATTACCCCCCTGTTCCACTCAGGGGATAGGACACACCCGGTGGGCCACCCATGGCGGGGTGTCCCGGATTAACGCCCACCCCCACAAGGACGGCAGCGGCAAATTTGCCCTAGTGCACAACGGGATCATCGATAATTTCGCGGAACTAAAGGAAGAACTCGAGAGAGAAGGGACCGTGTTTCTCTCCGAGACGGACACGGAGGCGATTGTACATCTTATTTCGTCCTCCTTCTCCCGAACAGGCGACATCCTGGAAACCCTGGTCTACTTGCAAAAGAGGCTGAGAGGCACCTTTGCCCTGGCAGTGATGCAGCAGGGCCTTCCCGACAGGATCTACGCCATCCGAAGAGGCTCCCCCCTCGTCTTGGGTTCGGGCGACGGAGAATCTTTCTGCGCTTCGGACATCCCCGCCTTCCTGCCCTACACGAGGAAGATACAGTACCTGGAGGAGGGCGACATAGCGGAGATATCTCCCGGAGGCATCAAGATCTGGGATGAGGGCGGAAGCTCTGTGGACAGACCCGTCGTCACCGTCGACTGGGATATGTCCATGGCGGAAAAGTCGGATTTTTCCCATTACATGCTCAAGGAAATCCACGAGCAGGGAGCGGTCCTCCGCCGTTCCCTCCAGGGGAGGGTCGTCGGTGGGAAGACGGTTATAGACG
- a CDS encoding UTP--glucose-1-phosphate uridylyltransferase, with protein MGTRFLPATKEIPKEMLPLLDKPLIQYGVEEAVLSGCGEIVFVTGRGKRAIEDYFDRSIELEQLLIEKGKAECARTVREISEMADFAYVRQSEPLGLGHAVLCGEPFCRGGYFGVILPDDVMIHHPDSPPVLEQLFQVHQKLGGSVIALEEVPPEDAGRYGMIKGEQVEKGLFRIEDLVEKPGPGREPSRYAVMGRYVLSPKVFRYLKSSAAGAGGEIQLTDALRVLAKDEPLWGILYRGERFDCGTMESWLKATLGMALRREELRGIVLSELERLGIILDGGDGVT; from the coding sequence ATGGGCACAAGGTTCCTCCCCGCGACGAAGGAAATACCCAAGGAGATGCTCCCCCTCCTCGACAAACCCCTTATCCAGTACGGGGTCGAGGAGGCCGTACTGTCGGGATGTGGCGAGATCGTATTTGTCACAGGCAGGGGCAAGAGGGCCATTGAGGATTACTTCGACAGATCCATCGAGCTCGAACAGCTGCTCATCGAAAAGGGCAAGGCCGAATGTGCCAGGACGGTGAGGGAGATAAGCGAGATGGCCGATTTCGCCTATGTGAGGCAGTCCGAACCCCTCGGCCTAGGCCATGCGGTCCTCTGTGGTGAACCTTTCTGCAGGGGAGGATATTTCGGGGTTATTCTTCCCGATGATGTGATGATCCACCATCCAGATTCTCCACCCGTGCTCGAACAGCTTTTCCAGGTTCACCAGAAGCTCGGCGGATCAGTGATCGCCCTCGAGGAAGTTCCTCCGGAGGATGCCGGTAGGTATGGAATGATCAAGGGCGAGCAGGTTGAAAAAGGCCTTTTCAGGATAGAGGACCTTGTGGAAAAACCCGGACCCGGCAGGGAGCCAAGCCGGTACGCGGTGATGGGACGATACGTCCTGTCGCCAAAGGTTTTTCGTTACCTCAAGAGTTCCGCTGCCGGGGCCGGCGGGGAGATACAGCTCACCGATGCCCTGAGGGTACTGGCAAAGGATGAGCCCCTCTGGGGTATCCTTTACAGGGGCGAGAGGTTTGACTGCGGGACCATGGAAAGCTGGCTGAAGGCCACGCTGGGCATGGCCCTGCGGAGAGAAGAGTTGCGCGGCATCGTCCTTTCCGAGCTAGAGCGGCTAGGGATCATCCTGGATGGAGGTGACGGGGTGACCTAG
- the glmM gene encoding phosphoglucosamine mutase, with protein sequence MLGPSKKSRCLFGTDGVRDVANRGLMTPEMALRLGRSYALFLIERGVSRPTIAVGRDTRRSGAMIEMALVSGLLSAGAEVNSLGVIPTPGVSFAVKRLSCDGGTVVSASHNPFEYNGIKFLGRDGGKLDDDDEAEIEEYLADVVFDEWRPTGSSVGSISSRPEILSEYAEHLVRTCCLGIDPELSIVVDCAHGAASEAAAMVFGRCFKKAVLISDRPDRNNINDGCGVIHMENVASRVLSGGHSLGMALDGDADRALFVDSGGRIIDGDIILWVLGRWLLAEGELGNGVVATVMSNKALEEKLAQEGIPLRRCSVGDRYVLDAMRSSGSNLGGEQSGHIIASGFFSTGDGLGSGLLFLSACRRLGEDIDTLVERFGRYPQVLKNIHTRDKDAFLSHSRVQEAISQARLDLGGLGRILIRPSGTEPLVRVLVEARDDTLLKAVSEALFERIVRTAQDSTIGSLHGGEEL encoded by the coding sequence ATGCTGGGTCCTTCGAAAAAAAGCCGTTGCCTCTTTGGGACAGACGGTGTCAGGGATGTGGCCAATCGGGGCCTCATGACCCCCGAGATGGCGCTGCGCCTCGGCCGGTCTTACGCTCTTTTTCTCATTGAAAGGGGGGTATCCCGCCCGACTATCGCTGTCGGAAGGGACACGAGGCGCTCCGGGGCAATGATCGAAATGGCCCTCGTCTCGGGTTTACTCTCCGCCGGCGCCGAAGTGAACTCCCTGGGGGTGATTCCTACTCCGGGAGTGAGCTTTGCCGTCAAGAGGCTTTCCTGTGACGGTGGGACCGTCGTAAGCGCATCCCACAACCCTTTCGAATACAACGGGATAAAATTTCTGGGCAGGGATGGCGGCAAGCTGGACGACGATGACGAGGCGGAGATCGAGGAATACCTCGCCGATGTCGTCTTTGATGAATGGAGGCCCACCGGATCATCGGTGGGTTCCATATCATCGAGGCCCGAGATCCTCTCTGAGTACGCGGAACACCTCGTAAGGACCTGTTGCCTTGGTATAGATCCCGAACTCTCCATCGTGGTTGACTGCGCCCACGGGGCGGCCTCAGAGGCCGCAGCCATGGTGTTCGGAAGGTGTTTCAAAAAGGCCGTCCTCATCTCGGACAGGCCCGACAGGAACAACATCAATGACGGATGCGGCGTGATCCACATGGAAAATGTCGCCTCCAGGGTTTTGTCAGGGGGCCATTCCTTGGGTATGGCCCTCGACGGTGACGCCGACAGGGCACTTTTCGTCGATTCCGGGGGCAGGATCATCGACGGCGATATCATCCTCTGGGTCCTCGGAAGATGGCTCCTTGCCGAGGGGGAGCTTGGCAACGGTGTAGTCGCAACGGTGATGAGCAACAAGGCCCTGGAAGAAAAACTTGCCCAGGAGGGTATACCGCTGAGGCGCTGCTCCGTCGGTGACAGGTATGTGCTGGATGCCATGAGGTCGTCGGGGTCGAACCTCGGCGGCGAGCAATCGGGCCATATCATCGCCAGCGGCTTCTTTTCAACCGGCGACGGTTTAGGTTCCGGCCTCCTTTTTCTCTCGGCCTGTCGCCGGCTGGGTGAGGATATCGATACCCTGGTAGAAAGGTTCGGAAGGTACCCCCAGGTTTTAAAGAATATTCATACCCGCGACAAGGATGCCTTTCTAAGCCATTCCAGAGTGCAGGAAGCCATCAGCCAGGCCCGACTCGATTTGGGAGGCCTGGGCAGGATCCTGATCAGGCCCTCGGGCACGGAACCCCTCGTGCGCGTACTAGTGGAGGCCAGGGATGACACGTTGTTGAAGGCCGTTTCGGAGGCTCTTTTCGAAAGGATCGTGAGGACCGCGCAAGACTCGACCATCGGCAGCCTCCATGGGGGTGAGGAGCTTTGA